A single window of Nicotiana sylvestris chromosome 3, ASM39365v2, whole genome shotgun sequence DNA harbors:
- the LOC138887343 gene encoding uncharacterized protein, whose amino-acid sequence MCSENEQVELPVLTQLPENDVLHQDLADEQSEEENNDYDNNADESGDETPFAREDGDEEDEEEGPDLKRAPHRRKVNESEVSFHSREIPYIENLPAVPDHRIQKEADRIITEMRKKLKEVEDKKWRAEWNCEAHKEHNEKYKRELAEVKARVKELEEEKEQMEERFKWLEAKNK is encoded by the exons atgtgcagtgaaaacgagcaagttgaactacccgtactcactcaattgcccgaaaacgacgtattacatcaaGATCTGGCAGATgaacagagtgaggaagagaacaacgattacgataacaatgccgatgaatcgggagacgagacaccatttgctcgtgaggatggtgatgaagaggacgaggaggaAGGACCGGATTTGAAGAGAGCCCCCCATAGACGAAAAGTGAACGAGTCtgaagtgtcgtttcattcaagggagattccttatattgaaaacttgccagccgtgccggat CATAGAATACAAAAGGAGGCAGATAGAATTATTACAGAAATGAGGAAGAAACTAAAGGAGGtggaagataaaaaatggagagcagaatggaattgtgaagcacacaaggaacacaatgaaaaatataaacgggaacttgcggaggtgaaggcgagagtgaaagagttagaagaagaaaaagaacaaatggaagaacgatttaagtggttagAGGCAAAGAATAAATGA